A stretch of Caenibius tardaugens NBRC 16725 DNA encodes these proteins:
- a CDS encoding aromatic amino acid transaminase, whose amino-acid sequence MLDRLNQQPADALLALIKLFDADPRADKIDLGVGVYRTDDGATPVFAAVKAAEKKLLTEQDSKAYLGPEGDMGFVHALMPYVFGAQDPSKGGRIDGMQAPGGTGGLRLAFALAKRAGINRIITGSPTWPNHPQILADLGMEAVNFNHALPDGTADLEALRAAVANAQEGDAILLHGCCHNPSGIDYTPAQWDEIVTIIADAGILPIIDLAYQGLGQGMEDDAAGMRKVLAAVPEALICYSCDKNFGLYRERVGALYVMGRDADETAKVLTNGHILARVNWSQPPDHGAAAARIVLEDAGLTKQWLAELDAMRDRMREMRDTLAAADNRVAGLDLTAIATQNGLFSILNLNKDQILAIREKHGVYMAGSGRINVAGLTRGNIGKFIEALADVAG is encoded by the coding sequence ATGTTAGACCGCCTGAATCAACAGCCCGCCGATGCGCTGCTCGCGCTGATCAAGCTCTTTGACGCGGACCCGCGTGCCGACAAGATTGACCTCGGCGTGGGTGTGTACCGCACTGATGATGGGGCGACCCCTGTCTTCGCGGCGGTGAAAGCGGCGGAGAAGAAACTCCTCACCGAACAGGATTCCAAGGCATACCTTGGCCCTGAAGGCGATATGGGCTTTGTCCATGCGCTGATGCCGTATGTCTTTGGCGCACAGGACCCGTCGAAGGGCGGGCGGATTGACGGGATGCAGGCGCCCGGCGGCACCGGCGGCCTGCGCCTTGCCTTCGCGCTTGCCAAGCGTGCGGGGATCAACCGGATCATCACCGGCAGCCCGACCTGGCCGAACCACCCGCAGATTCTGGCGGATCTCGGCATGGAAGCGGTGAATTTCAATCATGCGCTGCCCGATGGCACCGCCGATCTCGAAGCCTTGCGTGCCGCCGTCGCCAATGCGCAGGAAGGCGATGCCATCCTGCTGCACGGTTGCTGCCATAATCCCAGCGGGATCGATTATACCCCCGCGCAGTGGGACGAGATTGTCACGATCATCGCCGATGCAGGGATTCTGCCGATTATCGATCTGGCCTATCAGGGGCTTGGTCAGGGCATGGAAGACGATGCGGCCGGTATGCGCAAGGTTCTGGCCGCCGTGCCGGAAGCGCTGATCTGCTACAGCTGCGACAAGAATTTCGGTCTCTACCGCGAACGCGTCGGTGCGCTCTACGTCATGGGCCGTGATGCCGACGAAACCGCCAAGGTGCTGACGAACGGCCACATTCTGGCGCGTGTCAACTGGTCGCAACCACCTGATCATGGTGCGGCTGCCGCGCGCATCGTGCTGGAAGATGCGGGCCTGACCAAGCAGTGGCTGGCTGAACTGGACGCAATGCGGGATCGCATGCGGGAGATGCGCGATACGCTGGCCGCAGCCGACAACCGTGTTGCGGGGCTCGATCTCACGGCAATCGCCACGCAGAATGGCCTGTTCTCGATTCTGAACCTCAACAAGGATCAGATCCTCGCGATTCGTGAGAAGCATGGCGTGTATATGGCCGGTTCGGGTCGTATCAACGTGGCTGGTCTGACCCGGGGCAATATCGGGAAATTCATCGAAGCACTGGCCGACGTCGCCGGCTGA
- a CDS encoding diguanylate cyclase, with product MFTSLTSRVAALGIIVVLSLLVLAALLFDASLKTRASFDNVAHSAAVIETTNLALMELREAESGQRGFVLTRSPLFAQTFEQRVKDSREAINRVVALTADNELQKSRAQGLRTLIDQRIASLRETMELARRGSFDAARDAIAGGRGRELMTSVSIHAQGFLEQEHALQAQRTGMAEQRLARVQWLALIGTPLISILVLLVSLMIIRGIRRPVGIMQDAMTSLGAGDRDARIVNAMGSEEFSRLASGYNVMVDQLKAAVSDRSRSEEELQIANAELLRNSAALRERGEVIELLGGMAHRMQSARTDEELAQVIHVFVPRVLPGISGVLYAHNNSRNLLVRIADWGTLASSHDDFAPDQCWALRRGQSHFVTAPGTEIVCGHVPDKQSIYHCEPLLAGGEVIGTLYLQGVIAPEYRFPLTVMAENIASALFNHHLQRGLREQTIRDPLTGLFNRRYMEETLALEIARAARSGEPLSLVMCDVDHFKRFNDDFGHEAGDIVLQAVATEMRNHFRDGDVVCRFGGEEFTIIAPQTSSETLLERVEHVRDAITRINLRQAGRTLGSTSMSFGIASWNNHMDREGSALIQAADAALYRAKREGRNRALIERMAAGALEG from the coding sequence ATGTTTACATCGCTGACATCCCGCGTTGCAGCGCTTGGTATAATTGTGGTGCTGTCGCTGCTGGTTCTTGCGGCGCTGCTTTTCGACGCCTCGTTGAAAACGCGGGCGAGCTTCGACAATGTCGCGCATTCCGCCGCCGTGATTGAAACCACCAATCTCGCGCTGATGGAACTGCGCGAGGCGGAATCGGGGCAACGCGGGTTCGTGCTGACACGCAGCCCGCTGTTTGCCCAGACGTTCGAACAACGCGTCAAGGATTCGCGCGAAGCGATTAACCGGGTGGTGGCACTCACGGCCGATAACGAGCTGCAGAAATCGCGCGCGCAGGGCCTTCGCACATTGATCGATCAACGCATCGCATCCTTGCGCGAGACGATGGAACTGGCCCGTCGCGGTTCGTTCGATGCGGCTAGAGACGCCATCGCCGGCGGTCGCGGGCGCGAATTGATGACGTCGGTATCGATCCATGCCCAGGGCTTTCTCGAACAGGAACATGCCTTGCAGGCACAACGCACCGGCATGGCTGAACAACGGCTGGCGCGGGTGCAGTGGCTGGCGCTGATCGGCACCCCCCTGATTTCGATACTTGTCCTTCTGGTATCGCTGATGATCATTCGCGGCATCCGCCGTCCCGTGGGCATTATGCAGGACGCGATGACATCGCTGGGCGCGGGCGACCGGGATGCCCGCATCGTCAACGCCATGGGCTCGGAAGAGTTCAGCCGCCTTGCCAGCGGCTACAACGTCATGGTCGACCAGTTGAAAGCCGCGGTGTCCGATCGCAGCCGCAGCGAGGAAGAACTACAGATCGCCAATGCGGAACTTCTGCGCAACAGCGCGGCCTTGCGCGAACGGGGCGAAGTGATCGAACTTCTGGGCGGTATGGCGCACCGCATGCAATCCGCCCGCACGGACGAGGAACTGGCGCAAGTCATCCACGTATTCGTGCCGCGCGTGTTGCCGGGTATTTCGGGCGTGCTCTATGCGCACAACAATTCCCGCAACCTGCTGGTCCGGATCGCCGATTGGGGCACCCTTGCCAGTTCTCATGATGATTTCGCGCCCGATCAATGCTGGGCCTTGCGCCGCGGACAGAGCCATTTCGTCACCGCGCCTGGTACCGAAATTGTCTGCGGCCATGTGCCCGACAAGCAATCCATCTATCATTGCGAACCGCTTCTTGCGGGCGGCGAAGTGATCGGGACGCTGTACCTGCAAGGCGTGATTGCACCGGAATACCGGTTTCCCCTTACGGTGATGGCGGAAAATATCGCATCGGCGCTGTTCAACCATCATCTGCAGCGGGGCCTGCGCGAGCAGACCATTCGCGATCCGCTGACCGGCCTGTTCAATCGCCGTTATATGGAAGAAACGCTGGCGCTGGAAATCGCCCGTGCGGCCCGATCGGGCGAGCCACTCAGCCTGGTGATGTGCGATGTCGATCATTTCAAGCGCTTCAACGACGATTTCGGTCACGAGGCGGGCGATATCGTGCTGCAGGCTGTCGCCACCGAAATGCGCAATCATTTCCGCGATGGCGATGTCGTGTGCCGGTTCGGTGGGGAAGAATTCACGATCATTGCCCCGCAAACATCGTCCGAAACGCTGCTCGAACGCGTCGAACACGTGCGCGACGCAATCACCCGGATCAATTTGCGGCAGGCCGGGCGAACGCTCGGCAGCACCAGCATGTCCTTCGGCATCGCATCGTGGAACAACCACATGGACCGCGAAGGTTCGGCGTTGATACAGGCTGCCGATGCGGCCTTGTACCGCGCGAAGCGCGAAGGCAGAAATCGCGCGCTTATCGAGCGGATGGCGGCAGGTGCACTCGAAGGCTGA
- a CDS encoding M48 family metallopeptidase yields MAWAPHHPRKPRLADDALLIGGPETGLEARLRRWLEQEALMLMGQDLGDYCQHAGVAVPALRLSRAQRRWGSCAGDGTIRLNWRLVQAPAAVRRSVVAHEVAHLVHFDHSPAFHALLDAIFEDDLDAANGWLRREGRSLYTAFG; encoded by the coding sequence ATCGCCTGGGCGCCCCATCATCCGCGCAAACCGCGCCTGGCCGATGACGCCTTGTTGATCGGCGGCCCGGAAACCGGACTGGAAGCGCGCCTGCGCCGATGGCTGGAACAGGAAGCGCTGATGCTTATGGGGCAGGATCTGGGCGATTATTGCCAACATGCGGGTGTCGCCGTGCCTGCCCTGCGCCTGTCCCGCGCGCAACGCCGCTGGGGCAGTTGCGCGGGCGATGGCACGATTCGCCTCAACTGGCGGCTGGTACAGGCCCCCGCCGCTGTGCGCCGGTCCGTTGTTGCCCATGAAGTGGCCCATCTCGTCCATTTCGACCATTCGCCCGCCTTCCACGCGCTGCTCGACGCGATCTTCGAAGACGATCTCGATGCCGCGAATGGCTGGCTCCGCCGCGAAGGACGCAGTCTCTACACCGCGTTCGGCTAA
- the feoB gene encoding ferrous iron transporter B, which produces MRLRRAALVGNPNAGKSALFNALTGARQKIANYPGVTVERKAGRLTLPSGEPVELIDLPGSYALDAASPDEEVTRKVVMGEFPGEAQPDVMVVVLDASNLEQHLVFAQEIIELGRPTLVALNMVDLAERDGLVLDAKALEQALGVPVIETVAVRRRGLAELAAAIETAERSALLEPEGHPRPHITLPERRLTAHNIAQGAILSETAQHRLHSRLDNILLNPWIGPVILLALLFVMFQAVFAWATPFADALESVIGWAIAWVDATLPNSFLANILPAGVLGFLHDFLTQGVLNGVGSVIVFLPQIVILFAFILAMEASGYMARAAFLMDRLMAYVGLSGRSFIPLLSSFACAIPGIMATRSIADPKDRLTTILVAPLMTCSARLPVYAVIIAAFIPNTKVGPGIGLQGLVLFGLYLAGIVGAMVVALILRRSVTRGQASGFIMEMPKYQMPRLRDMAIGLWQRAWIFLRRAGTIIFTVTVLLWLLLSFPKAGPGESQVEVSVAGRIASGIEVVVKPIGFNHEIALALVPAMAAREVAVSSLATTYAVGAENEDEAALALGEKLSSRWSLPTALAFLAWFVFAPQCLSTIAVARRETNGWKWPVFMLLYLFALAYIFAGITYWSAVALGL; this is translated from the coding sequence ATGCGTTTGCGCAGGGCCGCGCTCGTCGGCAATCCGAATGCGGGCAAAAGCGCGCTGTTTAACGCGCTGACCGGTGCCCGTCAGAAAATCGCCAACTATCCCGGCGTGACTGTGGAACGCAAAGCCGGGCGGCTCACGCTGCCATCGGGCGAACCGGTGGAACTGATCGATTTGCCCGGTTCCTACGCGCTCGACGCGGCCAGCCCGGACGAGGAAGTCACGCGCAAGGTCGTGATGGGTGAATTCCCCGGCGAGGCGCAGCCCGATGTGATGGTCGTCGTGCTCGATGCGTCCAATCTCGAACAGCATCTCGTCTTCGCACAGGAAATCATCGAACTGGGCCGACCGACGCTGGTCGCGCTCAATATGGTCGATCTGGCAGAGCGCGATGGCCTGGTGCTGGATGCCAAGGCACTGGAACAGGCACTGGGTGTGCCGGTGATCGAAACCGTGGCGGTGCGTCGCCGTGGGCTGGCCGAACTGGCCGCCGCGATCGAAACGGCGGAACGCTCCGCCTTGCTGGAACCCGAAGGGCATCCGCGCCCGCACATCACCTTGCCCGAACGCCGCCTCACCGCGCACAATATCGCGCAGGGCGCGATTCTGTCGGAAACCGCACAGCATCGGCTGCATTCGCGGCTGGACAATATCCTGCTCAATCCGTGGATCGGGCCGGTTATCCTGCTGGCGCTGCTGTTCGTCATGTTTCAGGCGGTGTTTGCCTGGGCCACCCCGTTTGCCGATGCGCTGGAAAGCGTGATCGGCTGGGCCATTGCCTGGGTCGATGCGACGCTGCCCAACAGTTTTCTGGCGAATATTCTGCCCGCAGGCGTGCTCGGCTTCCTGCATGATTTCCTGACGCAGGGCGTGCTGAACGGGGTTGGCTCGGTGATCGTGTTCCTGCCCCAGATCGTCATCCTGTTTGCCTTCATTCTGGCGATGGAAGCCAGCGGCTATATGGCCCGCGCGGCATTTCTGATGGATCGCCTGATGGCCTATGTCGGCCTGTCGGGACGCAGTTTCATCCCCTTGCTGTCCAGTTTCGCCTGCGCGATTCCGGGCATCATGGCGACCCGTTCGATCGCCGATCCGAAAGACCGGCTGACCACGATCCTCGTCGCCCCGCTGATGACCTGTTCGGCCCGTCTGCCGGTCTATGCGGTGATTATTGCGGCGTTCATCCCCAATACCAAAGTCGGGCCGGGCATTGGCCTGCAGGGGCTGGTGCTGTTCGGGCTCTATCTCGCCGGGATTGTCGGCGCGATGGTGGTGGCCCTCATCCTGCGCCGTTCGGTGACGCGCGGTCAGGCCAGCGGCTTCATCATGGAAATGCCGAAATACCAGATGCCGCGCCTGCGCGACATGGCGATCGGCCTGTGGCAGCGCGCGTGGATCTTCCTGCGCCGCGCGGGCACGATTATTTTCACGGTTACCGTGCTGTTGTGGCTGCTGCTCAGCTTCCCCAAGGCCGGGCCGGGGGAAAGCCAGGTCGAAGTCTCGGTTGCCGGGCGCATCGCCAGCGGGATCGAGGTGGTGGTCAAACCGATCGGCTTCAATCACGAAATTGCACTGGCGCTGGTTCCGGCCATGGCAGCCCGCGAAGTGGCGGTATCGTCGCTGGCCACGACTTATGCGGTCGGCGCCGAAAACGAGGATGAAGCCGCGCTGGCGCTGGGTGAAAAGCTGTCTTCGCGGTGGAGCCTGCCCACGGCACTGGCCTTCCTCGCGTGGTTCGTCTTCGCGCCGCAGTGCCTTTCCACCATTGCCGTGGCGAGGCGTGAAACAAACGGGTGGAAATGGCCCGTCTTCATGTTGCTCTACCTCTTTGCTCTCGCCTACATCTTTGCGGGAATCACCTATTGGAGCGCCGTGGCGCTAGGATTGTAG
- a CDS encoding GNAT family N-acetyltransferase codes for MDRQPILAGERLLLRPLAARDWAALYGVASDPLIWAVHPAHDRWQEPVFRTFFDDALAKGGALAVIDVASGAMIGSSRFQNHHPAHGGSVEIGWTFLARSHWGGEANREMKRLMIGHALRFVERVLFVVGAQNLRSRRAMEKIGGRLKGVREMRMMAGGPVEHLQYEITRARFAAGPLA; via the coding sequence ATGGACCGGCAGCCGATCCTCGCAGGGGAACGGCTGCTGCTTCGGCCGCTTGCGGCCCGGGATTGGGCGGCGCTGTATGGCGTCGCCTCCGATCCCCTGATCTGGGCGGTCCATCCGGCGCATGATCGCTGGCAGGAACCCGTCTTCCGCACCTTTTTCGACGATGCTCTGGCCAAGGGCGGCGCTCTGGCCGTGATCGACGTGGCCAGTGGGGCGATGATTGGATCGTCGCGGTTCCAGAACCATCATCCGGCCCATGGTGGCTCGGTCGAAATCGGCTGGACCTTTTTGGCGCGCAGCCATTGGGGCGGGGAGGCCAATCGCGAAATGAAGCGGCTGATGATCGGCCATGCACTGCGGTTTGTGGAGCGTGTGCTGTTCGTGGTCGGCGCGCAGAATCTGCGTTCGCGCCGGGCCATGGAAAAGATCGGTGGGCGGTTGAAGGGGGTCCGCGAAATGCGGATGATGGCAGGTGGGCCGGTGGAGCATCTGCAATATGAGATAACGCGCGCGCGCTTCGCAGCCGGGCCGCTGGCCTGA
- a CDS encoding YcgN family cysteine cluster protein produces the protein MDTLRPQFWTLPLTALTRAEWEALCDGCGQCCLHKLEDDDTGEILPTNVACKLLDTGTAQCKDYRNRKAYVPDCLRLTMRNVADQHWLPRTCAYRLRAEGDPLPSWHYLISGSRETVREAGISVIGRVICETEAGPLEHHLVDWPDAGDQQAFGDWEA, from the coding sequence ATGGATACACTGAGACCGCAATTCTGGACCCTGCCGCTGACCGCGCTGACCCGTGCCGAATGGGAAGCCTTGTGCGACGGCTGCGGGCAATGCTGCCTGCACAAGCTGGAAGATGACGATACCGGCGAAATCCTGCCCACCAATGTCGCTTGCAAACTGCTCGATACCGGCACGGCGCAATGCAAGGATTACCGCAATCGCAAGGCCTATGTGCCCGATTGCCTGCGCCTGACCATGCGCAATGTGGCGGACCAGCACTGGCTGCCGCGCACCTGCGCCTATCGCCTGCGCGCCGAAGGCGATCCCCTGCCCAGTTGGCATTACCTGATATCCGGCAGCCGCGAGACCGTGCGCGAAGCGGGCATTTCGGTGATCGGCCGGGTGATCTGCGAAACCGAGGCCGGGCCGCTGGAACACCATCTGGTCGACTGGCCCGATGCTGGGGACCAGCAGGCCTTCGGAGACTGGGAAGCGTGA
- a CDS encoding SCO family protein translates to MFPALCLPLALVLAGCEMSGDSPTGKPPLEGARIGGPFTLVDKNGKTVKWSDFDGRYRIVYFGYAYCPDVCPFDMQKLMQGFAKFAKAHPDLADDVQPIFITIDPARDTPQVIGEFTSAFSDRLLGLTGTNDEIKSAAKAFGVYYAKGKTSPGGGYLMDHTRGTYLMGRKGEPIALVPIDGGPDAVAADLAKWIH, encoded by the coding sequence ATGTTTCCTGCGCTTTGCCTGCCGCTCGCCCTTGTCCTTGCCGGATGCGAGATGTCGGGCGACAGCCCCACCGGCAAACCCCCGCTCGAAGGCGCGCGTATCGGCGGGCCTTTCACACTGGTCGACAAGAACGGCAAAACGGTGAAATGGTCCGATTTCGACGGGCGTTATCGCATCGTCTACTTCGGTTATGCCTATTGCCCGGACGTTTGCCCGTTCGACATGCAGAAGCTGATGCAGGGCTTCGCCAAATTCGCCAAGGCACACCCCGATCTGGCCGACGATGTCCAGCCGATTTTCATCACGATCGATCCAGCGCGCGATACGCCGCAAGTGATCGGGGAATTCACCAGCGCCTTTTCCGACCGGCTGCTGGGCCTGACCGGCACGAATGACGAGATCAAGTCTGCGGCCAAGGCTTTCGGCGTCTATTATGCCAAAGGGAAAACCTCGCCCGGCGGTGGCTATCTGATGGATCACACGCGCGGCACTTACCTGATGGGGCGCAAGGGCGAACCCATCGCACTCGTTCCCATCGATGGCGGCCCTGATGCGGTCGCGGCGGATTTGGCCAAATGGATACACTGA
- a CDS encoding COQ9 family protein — protein sequence MAQVAAVEDLTLDDIRALLAPGIAENAVFDGWGEAALDAAADSAGIDRAVAQFAFPDGALQMITAWIEGIDAAMAQALPASTLADLSVRERIRRLVQFRLDAVAGHEEAVRRALAILAMPQNAAAALRRGWASADVMWRLAGDRTSDYNHYTKRTILAGVYAATLAVFIDDASEGKADTAAFLDRRIAGIIRFEKAKARMTLPPEQRFSMARFLGRLRYPNR from the coding sequence ATGGCGCAGGTTGCTGCTGTCGAAGATCTGACACTGGATGATATCCGCGCGCTGTTGGCCCCGGGGATTGCCGAAAATGCGGTGTTTGACGGGTGGGGCGAAGCCGCGCTTGATGCGGCGGCGGATTCCGCCGGGATCGATCGCGCGGTGGCGCAATTTGCCTTCCCCGATGGGGCGCTGCAGATGATCACGGCCTGGATCGAAGGAATCGATGCCGCCATGGCGCAGGCCTTGCCCGCCAGCACGCTGGCCGACCTTTCGGTGCGCGAACGAATCCGGCGGTTGGTGCAGTTCCGGCTGGATGCGGTGGCCGGGCACGAGGAAGCGGTGCGGCGCGCGCTGGCTATTCTCGCCATGCCGCAGAATGCCGCTGCTGCCCTGCGCCGCGGCTGGGCCAGCGCCGATGTGATGTGGCGGCTCGCCGGTGACCGGACGAGCGATTACAACCATTATACCAAGCGTACGATCCTGGCCGGGGTCTATGCCGCGACACTGGCGGTATTCATCGACGATGCGAGCGAGGGCAAGGCTGATACCGCGGCATTCCTCGATCGTCGGATTGCCGGGATCATCCGGTTTGAAAAAGCCAAGGCCCGTATGACCTTGCCGCCGGAACAACGCTTCAGCATGGCCCGTTTTCTGGGGCGCTTGCGTTACCCCAATCGCTGA
- a CDS encoding DUF1134 domain-containing protein, with protein sequence MMQIATTLRRRAAGTFMGIALIFGAAPLAAQDMPIDGDLAAPGSAQSTTAAGGTPDSGSAEWAGENGTPVSTASAPVTGSTAEAAGAASADPATAVADGGTYKKDDLVGAAEGLFGKGAKGLAGLIEDLLAKQGEPNAYIVGREGGGALVVGLRYGSGTLYHKVEGERPVYWTGPSIGFDAGANVGNTFVLVYNLYDTEDIYKRFPAVEGQVYAIGGFNASYLRNGSTVLIPIRVGAGLRLGVNAGYMKIRKKQNWIPF encoded by the coding sequence ATGATGCAAATTGCCACCACACTTCGTCGCCGCGCAGCAGGCACTTTCATGGGCATCGCGCTGATATTCGGCGCAGCGCCCCTGGCCGCACAGGACATGCCTATCGATGGCGATCTTGCCGCGCCCGGTTCGGCCCAGTCGACCACAGCGGCGGGCGGCACGCCCGATTCCGGCAGCGCCGAATGGGCGGGTGAGAATGGCACGCCCGTATCGACGGCATCGGCGCCCGTTACGGGATCGACGGCCGAGGCGGCCGGCGCGGCCTCTGCCGATCCCGCAACGGCAGTGGCCGATGGCGGAACCTACAAGAAAGACGATCTTGTGGGCGCGGCGGAAGGGCTGTTTGGCAAGGGCGCCAAGGGTCTGGCCGGGCTGATCGAGGATCTGCTGGCCAAGCAGGGCGAACCGAATGCCTATATCGTCGGCCGTGAAGGCGGCGGGGCGCTGGTGGTAGGCCTGCGTTATGGTTCGGGAACGCTCTACCACAAGGTGGAAGGCGAACGCCCGGTTTACTGGACCGGGCCGTCGATCGGCTTCGATGCGGGCGCCAATGTCGGCAACACGTTCGTGCTGGTCTATAACCTCTACGACACCGAAGACATCTACAAGCGGTTCCCGGCGGTCGAAGGGCAGGTCTATGCGATTGGCGGTTTCAACGCCAGTTACCTGCGCAATGGCAGCACTGTGCTGATCCCGATTCGGGTGGGTGCCGGGCTGCGGCTGGGGGTCAATGCCGGCTATATGAAGATCCGCAAGAAGCAGAACTGGATCCCGTTCTGA
- a CDS encoding riboflavin synthase, which produces MFTGIITAIGTIRETTARGDLRAVIACPYDPATIAIGASIACSGVCLTVVERGGTAGNAWFMVDISGETLARTVPDRWVAGAAVNLEPALRLGEELGGHIVTGHVDAVGIVAASTPDGDSTRLTLTAPQTMAPYIAPKGSITVDGVSLTVNAVEDQPDGSVQFGLNIIPHTAAVTTLGQLQPGNAVNLEIDVLARYLQRMQSLRA; this is translated from the coding sequence ATGTTCACAGGCATAATCACCGCTATCGGCACCATCCGGGAAACCACCGCACGCGGCGATCTGCGCGCGGTGATCGCCTGCCCCTATGATCCCGCGACAATCGCCATCGGCGCATCGATCGCATGTTCGGGCGTCTGCCTGACCGTGGTGGAACGCGGCGGAACCGCCGGGAACGCATGGTTCATGGTGGATATTTCAGGCGAAACACTGGCCCGCACCGTCCCCGATCGCTGGGTCGCAGGTGCAGCCGTGAATCTCGAACCGGCCTTGCGGCTGGGCGAGGAACTGGGCGGCCATATCGTGACCGGCCATGTCGATGCGGTCGGCATTGTGGCCGCATCCACCCCTGATGGCGATTCGACCCGGCTGACCCTTACCGCGCCCCAGACGATGGCCCCCTATATCGCGCCGAAAGGTTCGATCACGGTCGACGGGGTATCGCTGACCGTCAACGCGGTGGAGGACCAGCCCGACGGTTCGGTGCAGTTCGGTCTCAACATTATCCCGCATACCGCCGCCGTGACTACGCTGGGCCAGCTTCAGCCGGGCAACGCCGTCAATCTCGAGATCGACGTGCTCGCCCGTTATCTTCAGCGCATGCAAAGCTTGCGCGCATAA
- a CDS encoding M48 family metallopeptidase: MIDWLRRDRQPPTVILAGQTVPVVLRRHARTRRMTLRLAPDGSEVRVTLPQWGRTADAVDFARSRIAWLESQFARIPVAAPPGLAARCAIAGRICRSPGRPIIRANRAWPMTPC; this comes from the coding sequence GTGATCGACTGGCTGCGTCGCGACCGGCAGCCACCCACAGTCATTCTGGCGGGGCAAACCGTGCCGGTTGTTCTGCGCCGCCATGCCCGCACCCGCCGGATGACCCTGCGGCTCGCGCCCGATGGCAGTGAAGTACGGGTCACCCTGCCGCAATGGGGCCGCACCGCCGACGCCGTAGACTTCGCCCGATCGCGTATCGCCTGGCTGGAAAGCCAGTTCGCCCGCATTCCGGTTGCCGCGCCCCCCGGGCTGGCGGCACGCTGCGCTATTGCGGGCAGGATCTGCAGATCGCCTGGGCGCCCCATCATCCGCGCAAACCGCGCCTGGCCGATGACGCCTTGTTGA
- a CDS encoding FeoA family protein: protein MTLEELPIGIRARVTGVDWSVLDPDEARRLRAMGLDEGARVAVSHRGVFAGRDPLSVMVGRMTVAIRRAHARAMQVEAL from the coding sequence ATGACACTGGAAGAGTTACCCATCGGAATTCGCGCCCGTGTGACGGGTGTCGACTGGTCCGTGCTTGATCCTGATGAAGCGCGGCGGCTTCGCGCCATGGGGCTTGATGAAGGTGCGCGGGTGGCGGTGTCGCATCGCGGCGTCTTTGCCGGTCGCGATCCCTTGTCTGTGATGGTCGGGCGCATGACTGTGGCTATTCGCCGTGCGCATGCCCGGGCCATGCAGGTGGAGGCACTCTGA
- a CDS encoding ankyrin repeat domain-containing protein, whose translation MATGKSWTRRTLGLKRVFASALGAALLAAPAVSHAQFSDSYKFLEAVKKADGDTATKYLNEPGTTIVNTRDVTTGQTGLLIAVARRDLLWTQFMLQRGANPNIGDKHGVTPLVVAARLSFVDGVNALIDAGARVNDANDTGETPLISAVHQKDIGIMRALLKAGADADRPDNSGRSARDYARLQGENSATLTEIQARAKPAATGAPAGSVYGPRF comes from the coding sequence GTGGCAACGGGCAAGTCTTGGACAAGACGGACGCTGGGGCTCAAGCGGGTTTTTGCCAGCGCGTTGGGCGCGGCCCTGCTGGCGGCGCCTGCCGTATCGCATGCCCAGTTTTCCGACAGTTACAAGTTTCTCGAAGCCGTAAAGAAAGCGGATGGCGACACCGCGACCAAGTATCTGAACGAACCCGGCACAACGATTGTCAACACCCGCGATGTCACCACGGGGCAAACCGGGCTGCTTATCGCGGTGGCCCGGCGCGATCTGTTGTGGACCCAGTTCATGCTGCAGCGTGGGGCCAATCCCAATATTGGCGACAAACACGGGGTGACGCCGCTGGTGGTGGCCGCCCGGTTGAGCTTCGTGGATGGTGTGAATGCGCTGATCGATGCGGGCGCGCGGGTGAACGATGCCAACGATACCGGCGAAACCCCGCTGATTTCCGCCGTCCACCAGAAAGATATCGGTATCATGCGCGCTCTGCTGAAAGCGGGGGCGGATGCCGATCGTCCGGACAATTCGGGGCGTTCGGCCCGCGATTATGCCCGATTGCAGGGCGAAAACAGCGCCACGCTGACCGAAATACAGGCGCGGGCCAAGCCTGCCGCCACTGGTGCGCCGGCCGGGTCGGTCTACGGGCCCCGTTTCTGA